The proteins below are encoded in one region of Brassica napus cultivar Da-Ae chromosome A6, Da-Ae, whole genome shotgun sequence:
- the LOC111198967 gene encoding PI-PLC X domain-containing protein At5g67130-like has translation MACFRFFSAVTTLVLLHLSSIAFASSHGSKQLGDQCSSDEECSVGLGCFKCGIDAARCVRSNITDQFSLVNNSMPFNKYAFLTTHNSYAIEGKPLHVATQEDSITEQLNSGVRALMLDTYDYEGDVWLCHSFNEQCFEFTKFNRAIDTLEEVFAFLTANPSEIVTIFLEDYVKSPNALTKVFTDSGLKKFWFPVEDMPKGGQDWPLVKDMVANNHRLVVFTSDKSKQETEGIAYQWNYVLENQYGDDGVKPSECSNRGESAQLTDKTKALVLVNHFSTVPVKLLSCEENSQHLIDTIKTCYVTAGDRWANFVAVDFYKVRKVTNIYMVLERKIKLGVMEEEHFKQWIN, from the exons ATGGCATGTTTCAGATTCTTCTCTGCAGTCACAACTTTGGTTTTGCTTCATCTCTCATCAATCGCCTTTGCTTCTTCCCATGGCTCAAAACAG CTCGGCGACCAATGCTCATCCGACGAAGAGTGCAGCGTTGGACTTGGTTGTTTTAAATGCGGCATCGATGCTGCAAGATGCGTAAGATCAAACATCACAGATCAATTCTCCCTTGTG AACAATTCCATGCCGTTTAACAAATATGCATTTTTGACGACCCACAATTCATATGCCATCGAAGGAAAACCGCTTCATGTGGCGACCCAAGAAGATAGTATAACCGAGCAACTCAAT AGTGGTGTTCGAGCATTGATGTTGGATACGTACGACTACGAAGGAGACGTATGGTTGTGCCATTCGTTTAACGAGCAATGCTTTGAATTCACTAAGTTT AATCGGGCAATAGACACGCTCGAGGAGGTATTCGCCTTCTTGACAGCAAATCCATCAGAGATCGTGACAATATTTCTCGAGGATTACGTCAAATCGCCAAACGCGTTAACCAAAGTTTTTACTGACTCTGGTTTGAAGAAATTCTGGTTTCCGGTTGAAGACATGCCTAAGGGTGGCCAAGATTGGCCATTGGTTAAGGATATGGTTGCAAATAACCACCGGCTAGTCGTCTTCACTTCAGATAAATCCAAGCAAGAAACCGAAGGAATAGCTTACCAGTGGAACTACGTACTTGAAAACCAAT ATGGGGACGATGGAGTTAAGCCTTCGGAATGTAGCAATAGGGGAGAATCTGCACAGCTAACCGATAAAACCAAAGCTTTGGTTTTGGTAAATCATTTCAGCACAGTTCCGGTTAAGCTCTTGAGTTGTGAGGAGAACTCTCAACATCTTATCGATACGATTAAGACATGTTACGTAACCGCTGGGGACCGATGGGCGAATTTTGTCGCTGTCGATTTTTACAAGGTACGTAaggttacaaatatatatatggttttagaaagaaaaataaaatt AGGAGTGATGGAGGAGGAACATTTCAAGCAGTGGATAAACTAA
- the LOC106346555 gene encoding peptidyl-prolyl cis-trans isomerase E, which produces MAAVQQQQAMQKNTLYVGGLADEVNESILHAAFIPFGDIKDVKTPLDQANQKHRSFGFVTFLEREDASAAMDNMDGAELYGRVLTVNYALPEKIKGGEQGWAAHPLWADADTWFERQQQEKEILKIQAENKAAMEAAEELHRKKLAQDRQGEMEEDTEVKDDPMARAEAEALSHDNP; this is translated from the exons ATGGCGGCGGTTCAACAGCAGCAAGCGATGCAGAAGAACACGTTGTACGTCGGAGGCTTAGCCGACGAAGTAAACGAATCGATCCTCCACGCCGCGTTTATACCATTCGGCGACATCAAGGACGTGAAGACGCCGCTGGACCAAGCCAACCAGAAGCACAGATCCTTCGGATTCGTCACTTTCCTAGAGAGAGAAGACGCTTCCGCCGCCATGGATAACATGGACGGCGCCGAGCTGTACGGCCGTGTTCTCACCGTCAATTATGCCCTCCCGGAGAAAATCAAGGGTGGAGAACAGGGCTGGGCCGCTCATCCAC tttgGGCGGATGCAGACACATGGTTCGAGCGGCAGcaacaagaaaaggaaatactCAAGATCCAAGCTGAGAACAAGGCTGCTATGGAGGCTGCTGAGGAACTTCACAGGAAGAAGTTGGCGCAAGACCGACAAGGGGAGATGGAAGAAGATACGGAGGTCAAAGATGATCCTATGGCAAGAGCTGAGGCCGAAGCTCTAAGCCATGATAATCCCTGA